From the Panthera leo isolate Ple1 chromosome C1, P.leo_Ple1_pat1.1, whole genome shotgun sequence genome, one window contains:
- the SYNC gene encoding syncoilin isoform X2, whose translation MASPEPRLDGDGAAQAARETRTEASSSLEENSESPREVGTLNPEVTLSLEGTLNLEDILYLGDTGDLDETLYVEETEKPEEALYIEETRQPGEALEMDEPMKPEEILYVDEPTQPGKTTSPEQTSSGGETVTSEEKPSPEESLQAGPSPSTDNLSIEDLELLEERFQQCVQAVAQLEEERDRLIHELVLLREPALQEVQQVHQDILAAYKLHAQAELERDGLREEIRLVKQKLFKVTKECVACQYQLKCRRQDVAQFADLRQALTTRAAQLSEELAQLRDAYQKQKEQLRQQLEAPPSQRDGHFLQESRRLSAQFENLMAESRQGLEEEYEPQLLRLLERKEAAAKALQKTQAEIQGMKEALRPLQAEARQLQLQNRNLEDQILLVRQKRDEEVQQYREQLEEMEERQRRLRNGVQLQQQKNKEIEQLRISLAEELSTYKGCLETYGQICNPETATQNFLAKDH comes from the exons ATGGCCAGCCCGGAGCCCCGGCTCGATGGGGACGGCGCCGCCCAGGCCGCGAG AGAAACAAGAACGGAAGCCAGTTCTTCTCTCGAAGAGAACTCTGAATCCCCGCGTGAGGTGGGGACTTTGAACCCAGAAGTTACTCTGTCTTTGGAGGGGACCTTGAACTTAGAGGACATTCTCTACCTGGGGGACACAGGTGACCTCGATGAGACACTCTACGTGGAAGAGACGGAGAAGCCTGAGGAGGCACTGTATATCGAGGAGACCAGGCAACCAGGGGAGGCCCTGGAGATGGACGAGCCTATGAAGCCAGAGGAGATACTATATGTGGACGAGCCCACGCAGCCAGGAAAGACCACAAGCCCAGAGCAGACCAGTTCCGGGGGAGAGACGGTCACGAGCGAGGAGAAACCCAGCCCTGAGGAGAGCCTCCAAGCCGGGCCTAGTCCCAGCACAGACAACCTGAGCATAGAGGACCTGGAATTGCTAGAGGAGCGTTTCCAGCAATGTGTCCAAGCTGTGGCCCAGCTGGAAGAGGAGAGGGATCGGCTCATCCACGAGCTGGTGTTGCTCcgggaaccagccctgcaggaggtGCAGCAGGTCCATCAGGACATCCTGGCCGCCTACAAACTGCACGCCCAAGCAGAGCTGGAGAGGGACGGGCTGAGGGAGGAGATCCGGCTGGTCAAGCAGAAGCTGTTCAAGGTGACAAAGGAATGCGTGGCCTGCCAATACCAGCTCAAGTGCCGCCGGCAGGACGTGGCCCAGTTTGCCGATCTCCGGCAAGCGCTGACCACACGGGCAGCCCAGCTCTCGGAGGAACTGGCCCAGCTCCGGGACGCCTATCAGAAGCAGAAGGAGCAGTTACGGCAACAACTGGAAGCACCTCCCAGCCAGAGGGACGGGCACTTTCTCCAGGAGAGCCGGCGGCTCTCTGCCCAGTTTGAGAACCTCATGGCAGAGAGCCGCCAAGGCCTGGAGGAAGAGTATGAGCCTCAGCTGCTGCGGCTCCTGGAGAGGAAAGAAGCTGCGGCCAAAGCGCTGCAGAAAACCCAGGCCGAGATCCAGGGGATGAAGGAGGCTCTGAGACCCCTGCAAGCAGAGGCCCGGCAGCTCCAGCTGCAGAACAGGAACCTGGAGGACCAGATCTTGCTCGTGAGGCAGAAACGAGATGAGGAGGTGCAGCAGTACAGG GAACAGCTGGAGGAAATGGAAGAACGACAAAGGCGGTTAAGGAATGGGGTACAACTCCAGCAACAGAAGAACAAAGAGATAGAGCAGCTAAGGATCAGCCTCGCCGAAGAGCTCTCAACTTATAA GGGCTGTTTAGAAACATATGGCCAAATCTGCAATCCAGAAACAGCAACACAAAACTTCTTAGCAAAGGATCACTAA
- the SYNC gene encoding syncoilin isoform X1 gives MASPEPRLDGDGAAQAARETRTEASSSLEENSESPREVGTLNPEVTLSLEGTLNLEDILYLGDTGDLDETLYVEETEKPEEALYIEETRQPGEALEMDEPMKPEEILYVDEPTQPGKTTSPEQTSSGGETVTSEEKPSPEESLQAGPSPSTDNLSIEDLELLEERFQQCVQAVAQLEEERDRLIHELVLLREPALQEVQQVHQDILAAYKLHAQAELERDGLREEIRLVKQKLFKVTKECVACQYQLKCRRQDVAQFADLRQALTTRAAQLSEELAQLRDAYQKQKEQLRQQLEAPPSQRDGHFLQESRRLSAQFENLMAESRQGLEEEYEPQLLRLLERKEAAAKALQKTQAEIQGMKEALRPLQAEARQLQLQNRNLEDQILLVRQKRDEEVQQYREQLEEMEERQRRLRNGVQLQQQKNKEIEQLRISLAEELSTYKAMLSKSLGQANAPTSQTGGIETQSQGAV, from the exons ATGGCCAGCCCGGAGCCCCGGCTCGATGGGGACGGCGCCGCCCAGGCCGCGAG AGAAACAAGAACGGAAGCCAGTTCTTCTCTCGAAGAGAACTCTGAATCCCCGCGTGAGGTGGGGACTTTGAACCCAGAAGTTACTCTGTCTTTGGAGGGGACCTTGAACTTAGAGGACATTCTCTACCTGGGGGACACAGGTGACCTCGATGAGACACTCTACGTGGAAGAGACGGAGAAGCCTGAGGAGGCACTGTATATCGAGGAGACCAGGCAACCAGGGGAGGCCCTGGAGATGGACGAGCCTATGAAGCCAGAGGAGATACTATATGTGGACGAGCCCACGCAGCCAGGAAAGACCACAAGCCCAGAGCAGACCAGTTCCGGGGGAGAGACGGTCACGAGCGAGGAGAAACCCAGCCCTGAGGAGAGCCTCCAAGCCGGGCCTAGTCCCAGCACAGACAACCTGAGCATAGAGGACCTGGAATTGCTAGAGGAGCGTTTCCAGCAATGTGTCCAAGCTGTGGCCCAGCTGGAAGAGGAGAGGGATCGGCTCATCCACGAGCTGGTGTTGCTCcgggaaccagccctgcaggaggtGCAGCAGGTCCATCAGGACATCCTGGCCGCCTACAAACTGCACGCCCAAGCAGAGCTGGAGAGGGACGGGCTGAGGGAGGAGATCCGGCTGGTCAAGCAGAAGCTGTTCAAGGTGACAAAGGAATGCGTGGCCTGCCAATACCAGCTCAAGTGCCGCCGGCAGGACGTGGCCCAGTTTGCCGATCTCCGGCAAGCGCTGACCACACGGGCAGCCCAGCTCTCGGAGGAACTGGCCCAGCTCCGGGACGCCTATCAGAAGCAGAAGGAGCAGTTACGGCAACAACTGGAAGCACCTCCCAGCCAGAGGGACGGGCACTTTCTCCAGGAGAGCCGGCGGCTCTCTGCCCAGTTTGAGAACCTCATGGCAGAGAGCCGCCAAGGCCTGGAGGAAGAGTATGAGCCTCAGCTGCTGCGGCTCCTGGAGAGGAAAGAAGCTGCGGCCAAAGCGCTGCAGAAAACCCAGGCCGAGATCCAGGGGATGAAGGAGGCTCTGAGACCCCTGCAAGCAGAGGCCCGGCAGCTCCAGCTGCAGAACAGGAACCTGGAGGACCAGATCTTGCTCGTGAGGCAGAAACGAGATGAGGAGGTGCAGCAGTACAGG GAACAGCTGGAGGAAATGGAAGAACGACAAAGGCGGTTAAGGAATGGGGTACAACTCCAGCAACAGAAGAACAAAGAGATAGAGCAGCTAAGGATCAGCCTCGCCGAAGAGCTCTCAACTTATAA ggctatGCTATCCAAGAGCCTGGGACAGGCTAACGCTCCCACTTCTCAGACAGGTGGAATCGAGACACAGTCTCAAG GGGCTGTTTAG